One window of Saimiri boliviensis isolate mSaiBol1 chromosome 4, mSaiBol1.pri, whole genome shotgun sequence genomic DNA carries:
- the FAM229B gene encoding protein FAM229B — protein sequence MPFQFGTQPRRFPVEGGDSSTGLEPGMSSSAACNGKEMSPTRQLRRCPGSHCLTITDVPITVYATMRKPPAQSSKEMHPK from the exons ATGCCTTTTCAGTTTGGGACCCAGCCAAGGAGGTTTCCAGTGGAAGGAGGAGATTCTTCAACTGGGCTGGAACCGGGGATGAGCTCCAGTGCTGCCTGTAATGGGAAGGAGATGTCACCAACCAG GCAACTCCGGAGATGCCCTGGAAGTCATTGCCTGACAATAACTGATGTTCCTATCACTGTCTATGCAACAATGAGAAAGCCAcctgcacaaagcagcaaggaaATGCATCCTAAATAG